The Ectothiorhodospiraceae bacterium 2226 region GCATCCTCGGCATTGCCGCTGAAGCGGTAGGCCATGCGGTACAGGTAATCGAGGTGAGGACGCATCAGCGTTACGAAGGTGTGATCGTGCGCGTTACGCTTCCATACGTTGTGTGCCAACCAGCCCATCGTTCCCTGTTCTTTTTGCGGCGACTAGCGACCGTTGCTCCCTGACACGAACGGCGCCTGGAAAAGGTTCCATTGCGATGCAGCATAGGTGCGCCGCGAACGCAGATTAGGGACTTGGTTCACGTTTTCGGATCGTGCGGATGACGCCGGGCGCACAAGCGTGAAGGGGCCCGCACGGCGGCACGCGCGCCGGGGCTCGCTGTCGTCGAGCGGCAACAGCTTCGGGAGGAAGGAAGGAGCAGGTAATAGGTCCCGGCGACGGCGCCCGCCGGGACCATCTGCGCAACGGCTAGGCCGGTGAGATAGCCGGGCTAGTGCCGAACGAGGCCTTCGAGCACCACGACATGCGCTTCGGTCTCCGCGTCATAGCCGACGCGGTACTCGGTCGGGTAGTACGCGGTGCGGTGATACCGCTCGGGCAGCGGGATCGCCTCGCGCACGTCGGCGCGCGTCTCGAGAAATGCCTTGGTCACCATCGGCTCCACGAACACCATCTCGCCATCGTAGAAGCCGTAGATGAAGGTCTTGGTGAACGGCTGCTGGTTGAACTCGGGCGCACCGGGGTGGATGGCGTGCGCGCCCATGCGCGGCTCATCGGTGCCCTCGGGCAGCACATACCCCGCGGGCATGAATTCCGTCGCCGGCGCTTTGCTCGCCCGCGCGCGGTCCTCGCCTTCGCCGGTGATGCGGTTCCGCGCCTCGTCATCGATGAGGTAGAAATGAAAATCGAAATGCGCCACGTCGTACACGCCCGGCGGAAAATGCCCGTGCGGATTCCAGTCCACGGTCACGTGGTCATAGCCGGTCGCGGCGGCCTCCGGTGGCAGGTCCAGACGATACTCCACCGCCGGACCGGCGTGGCCCACATCGGAGGGCAGGCCCGTCAATGCTGCGGGGGACAGCCGCACGCCGAGCGCGATGGGCTCGCCCTGCGCGTCCAGGGTCACGAAGCTGCGCGCCTCGCCCTCGCCCACCGCGGTCGGGGGACCCTCGTAGGTACCCGCCCGCGATGCCTGGTCATAGCCGCCGGCGCAACCGGACAGCGCCAGCGCGCCGGTCAACACCGAGACGACCCCCGCTTGCAGTGCAATACGCTTCATAGCCTCCTCCTGCGGCCGCGCGCGGCGGCCCGTGTCGGCCGTCGATCACCGGATCGGCAGGTGCCCGCGCCCGCGCGACGGCCTGACAGCGGGCACGCGCGAGGTCGTCCGGCCAGCGCCGGGCGCGCCTCTGCGCCTGGATCATCGTGCAGTATGGCGCGCGGCGCGCGTCGCGCAAAGAAAGCTCACGGCGCGCGCCACGAAACCGGAACCGCAACACGCCGGCGCGTCAAGGGGCCACGCAGCCGAGCTGCACGCGCGGGACGCACGCACGGTGCCCGAGAGCCGAAGATCGGCGATACAGGATAGCCTCCGCCAGCCCCGGCTGGTGTCCCTCAGCTTCGCCGCAGCGTCATCGCTCACGATCGAGAGCAGTCAGTGGCGAGCACTGCGAGCAGCGGCAGGTTCAGGTCCAATCCCGACTAGACTTGGGCGTAGCGTCAGACGGCACCCGTGATGGGCCCATGAGGTGATCCAGCCA contains the following coding sequences:
- a CDS encoding DUF5602 domain-containing protein, producing MKRIALQAGVVSVLTGALALSGCAGGYDQASRAGTYEGPPTAVGEGEARSFVTLDAQGEPIALGVRLSPAALTGLPSDVGHAGPAVEYRLDLPPEAAATGYDHVTVDWNPHGHFPPGVYDVAHFDFHFYLIDDEARNRITGEGEDRARASKAPATEFMPAGYVLPEGTDEPRMGAHAIHPGAPEFNQQPFTKTFIYGFYDGEMVFVEPMVTKAFLETRADVREAIPLPERYHRTAYYPTEYRVGYDAETEAHVVVLEGLVRH